Proteins found in one Mesorhizobium sp. CAU 1732 genomic segment:
- a CDS encoding CoA transferase, with protein MYKLLHGLRIIEAASFIAAPSCALHFQQFGADVIRCDPIGGGPDFRRWPRAANGHSFYWEGLNKGKKSVAINLTTPAGKALLQRLVTAPGPDAGLFVTNFPAEGFLSHDRLIQHRADLITARVMGWASGATALDYTVNSAVGIPQMTGPASLGDEPVNHVLPAWDIAAGLYAAFALLAADRARRQTGQGTEIRLPLGDVAMAFMGHLGQIGEVSETGKDRPRYGNDLFGSFGRDFRTRDGRRIIVIALTGHQWKDLVDTLSLNEAVAAIETELCVDLSSDEGLRFCHRDRLNPIVADAIGRISLDELKVRFEGTKVCWGPYNTLSEAVGDPDLISERNPLFSAVDHLTDTRYLTPGAAASLGGFERGTPGRAPVLGEHTEEVLADVLGMASCEIAALHDAGTVAGPAGSKAL; from the coding sequence ATGTACAAACTTCTGCACGGGTTGAGGATAATCGAGGCGGCCTCCTTCATCGCCGCGCCGAGTTGCGCGCTGCACTTTCAGCAGTTCGGCGCCGACGTCATCCGTTGCGACCCGATCGGTGGCGGGCCGGATTTCCGCCGTTGGCCGCGCGCCGCCAACGGCCACAGCTTCTATTGGGAAGGGCTGAACAAGGGAAAAAAGTCGGTCGCGATCAATCTGACCACACCGGCCGGCAAGGCGTTGCTCCAGCGCCTGGTCACGGCTCCCGGCCCGGATGCCGGGCTGTTCGTGACCAACTTTCCAGCCGAGGGGTTCCTTTCCCATGACAGGCTCATCCAGCACAGGGCGGACCTGATCACCGCCCGCGTGATGGGGTGGGCGAGCGGGGCGACGGCGCTCGACTATACGGTCAACAGCGCCGTCGGCATTCCGCAGATGACCGGTCCCGCGTCGCTGGGTGACGAACCGGTCAACCATGTTCTGCCGGCCTGGGATATCGCTGCGGGCCTTTATGCTGCCTTTGCGCTTCTGGCGGCGGACCGGGCAAGGCGACAGACCGGGCAAGGCACTGAAATCAGGCTGCCTCTGGGAGACGTCGCGATGGCGTTCATGGGCCATCTCGGCCAGATCGGCGAGGTCAGCGAAACCGGAAAAGATCGGCCCCGTTACGGGAACGATCTGTTCGGCAGTTTCGGTCGCGATTTCCGGACACGCGACGGTCGCCGCATCATCGTGATCGCCCTGACCGGCCATCAATGGAAAGACCTGGTGGACACGCTGTCTCTCAACGAGGCGGTCGCGGCGATCGAGACCGAACTCTGCGTGGACCTGTCGAGCGACGAGGGACTGCGCTTCTGCCACCGAGACAGGCTCAACCCCATCGTTGCCGATGCGATCGGCCGGATCAGCCTTGACGAACTGAAGGTACGCTTCGAGGGCACCAAGGTGTGCTGGGGACCGTACAACACGCTGAGCGAAGCTGTGGGTGACCCCGACCTGATCAGTGAACGAAATCCACTGTTCAGCGCGGTCGATCACTTGACGGATACCCGCTACCTCACTCCCGGCGCAGCCGCGTCGCTCGGCGGGTTCGAGCGCGGCACGCCCGGTCGCGCACCGGTACTCGGAGAGCATACGGAGGAGGTTCTGGCGGATGTTCTCGGGATGGCGAGCTGCGAGATCGCCGCCTTGCACGACGCCGGCACCGTAGCGGGACCGGCTGGCAGCAAGGCTCTGTAG
- a CDS encoding acyl-CoA dehydrogenase family protein has protein sequence MTDLQALIQRAAELSADYAHAATQQVREATSAGGRLDASLADLHQRMVHGLAWIVTTAEAIKAAGEWAKACAADGRFGELEKLVVRLGVGEYLHHLAAGIPMNQSEFARPGDFGLRAETLDMVSLADEILGPEGGRELRAEIVRRIVAGETLDDGVGDADLDIVRRQFQRFSDEQIAPYAHAWHLADELIPMETVAALAELGVFGVCIDEEYGGMGMGKLAMCIVTEELSRGWIAAGSLGTRSEIAGELITIAGTAQQRQEWLPKIASGAVLPTAVFTEPDNGSDLGGLKTRAVKDADGDWLVTGNKTWITHAARSDLMTLLVRTKQDEAGYRGLSMFLAPKDRGTPENPFPSDGLSGSDIKVLGYRGMQEYDIAFTDFRVEASGLLGNQEGQGFKQLMQTFESARIQTAARSVGVARNAFDLGLAYARERLQFGRPIIEFPRVSDKLALMVAEILMARELTYAAARAKDGNRRCDMEAGMAKMLAARVAWTNADGSLQIHGGIGYALETRISRVLCDARILNIFEGAAEIQAHVVGKGLLAAEAGR, from the coding sequence ATGACCGACCTTCAGGCCCTCATCCAGCGGGCCGCCGAACTATCCGCAGATTATGCGCACGCTGCGACGCAACAGGTGCGCGAGGCAACGTCGGCCGGGGGCCGGCTCGACGCATCGCTGGCCGATCTGCACCAGCGCATGGTTCATGGGCTCGCCTGGATCGTCACGACTGCCGAAGCCATCAAGGCGGCCGGCGAGTGGGCGAAAGCGTGCGCGGCCGACGGGCGGTTCGGCGAACTTGAGAAGCTCGTCGTCAGACTGGGTGTGGGCGAATATCTACACCATCTCGCCGCCGGCATACCGATGAACCAGAGCGAGTTTGCACGCCCCGGCGATTTCGGCCTTCGCGCAGAGACCTTGGACATGGTTTCGCTGGCCGACGAAATTTTGGGCCCGGAAGGCGGTCGCGAATTGCGGGCGGAAATCGTCCGGCGCATCGTGGCGGGCGAGACGCTGGACGACGGGGTGGGAGACGCCGATCTCGACATCGTGCGGAGGCAGTTCCAGCGCTTTTCCGACGAGCAGATCGCGCCGTACGCCCATGCATGGCATCTCGCAGACGAACTCATACCGATGGAAACCGTCGCGGCGCTGGCGGAGCTCGGTGTCTTCGGCGTCTGCATCGACGAAGAATATGGCGGGATGGGCATGGGCAAGTTGGCCATGTGCATCGTCACCGAGGAACTGAGCAGAGGCTGGATCGCGGCCGGATCGCTGGGGACGCGCTCTGAAATCGCGGGCGAGTTGATCACCATCGCCGGTACGGCCCAGCAGCGGCAAGAATGGCTTCCGAAGATCGCCAGCGGTGCGGTCCTGCCTACAGCCGTGTTCACGGAACCAGACAACGGGTCCGATCTCGGCGGTCTCAAGACACGGGCGGTCAAGGATGCCGATGGCGATTGGCTCGTCACCGGCAACAAGACATGGATCACCCATGCCGCGCGCAGCGATCTCATGACCCTGCTGGTCCGCACCAAGCAGGATGAGGCCGGGTATCGGGGCCTGAGCATGTTTCTGGCGCCGAAGGACCGCGGCACGCCGGAGAACCCGTTTCCGTCCGACGGTCTTTCCGGATCGGACATCAAGGTGCTCGGCTATCGCGGGATGCAGGAATACGACATTGCCTTCACGGACTTTCGCGTCGAGGCGTCCGGGCTTCTGGGAAACCAGGAAGGCCAGGGCTTCAAGCAGTTGATGCAAACGTTCGAAAGTGCCCGCATCCAGACTGCCGCACGGTCTGTCGGCGTGGCGCGCAACGCCTTCGATCTCGGTCTGGCCTATGCCCGCGAGCGTCTTCAGTTCGGGCGACCCATCATCGAGTTTCCCCGGGTGTCGGACAAGCTGGCGCTGATGGTGGCCGAGATCCTGATGGCCCGGGAACTGACCTATGCTGCCGCGCGCGCCAAGGATGGCAATCGCCGCTGCGATATGGAGGCCGGAATGGCCAAGATGCTCGCAGCGCGCGTTGCCTGGACCAACGCGGACGGGAGTCTCCAGATTCACGGCGGCATCGGATATGCGCTTGAAACCCGGATAAGCCGCGTGCTTTGCGACGCGCGCATCCTCAATATTTTCGAGGGCGCGGCCGAAATCCAGGCGCATGTCGTCGGCAAGGGACTGTTGGCAGCCGAGGCAGGCAGATGA
- a CDS encoding LysR family transcriptional regulator — translation MDLRQLRYFASVAREGSFSRASEKLRIAQPALSRHIQSLEYEIGADLLVRTPRGVEVTEAGRLLKEKAEYVLGYVADIKSSVSQLSAEPSGDVVLGISPTLASTFALRLIVETKQRYPKINLRVVEGLSVMLYDWLQDARIDIALGTDFGPVPGVEHREVGEDEIVFVGVPELLSRYADRKAIPMHDILNFPLVLTQGFSQLITPHLAQEGIEPIYEMEISSTPIVREIVLRGRHCSVIASGFVKADVDEGRLCMLAFEGKRIRRRIVTSVSNTHYISPAVKAVDSVIRDEIAGSNMFVSQAAPALT, via the coding sequence ATGGATTTACGGCAGCTTCGCTACTTTGCGTCTGTTGCGCGCGAGGGCAGTTTCAGCAGGGCATCGGAGAAACTTCGTATCGCTCAACCTGCCTTGAGCCGGCATATTCAAAGCCTTGAATATGAGATCGGAGCGGACTTGCTGGTCCGCACGCCTCGCGGGGTCGAGGTGACGGAAGCCGGCCGCCTGCTGAAAGAGAAGGCGGAGTATGTGCTTGGCTATGTCGCGGACATCAAATCGTCAGTCAGCCAGCTTTCCGCCGAACCCAGTGGCGATGTCGTTCTCGGCATCTCGCCCACCTTGGCGTCGACCTTCGCATTGCGGCTGATCGTCGAGACCAAGCAGCGCTATCCCAAGATCAACCTGCGCGTCGTCGAGGGGTTGAGCGTGATGCTCTACGACTGGCTTCAAGACGCGAGGATCGACATAGCGCTGGGTACCGATTTCGGGCCGGTGCCCGGGGTCGAACACCGAGAAGTCGGTGAGGACGAGATCGTGTTCGTCGGGGTGCCCGAGCTTCTATCGCGCTACGCCGATCGCAAAGCGATCCCAATGCATGACATTCTGAACTTCCCACTTGTTCTCACCCAGGGGTTCAGCCAGCTCATTACCCCGCATCTCGCGCAGGAAGGCATCGAGCCGATCTATGAAATGGAGATTTCATCGACGCCGATTGTCAGGGAGATCGTCCTGCGCGGGAGGCACTGTTCCGTGATCGCGTCGGGCTTCGTCAAGGCGGATGTGGATGAGGGGCGCCTGTGCATGCTCGCATTCGAGGGAAAGCGTATCCGTCGCCGCATCGTCACCTCAGTCAGCAACACGCACTACATCTCGCCTGCCGTCAAGGCGGTCGATTCGGTCATCCGCGACGAAATCGCCGGCAGCAACATGTTCGTCAGCCAGGCCGCGCCCGCGCTGACATAA
- a CDS encoding MaoC family dehydratase N-terminal domain-containing protein, with translation MTGDYNAWIGREDIAQDLVTPRLVQSWRATMDYEGLSICDLPLGMHWGLAPVITPNRELAADGHPHKGGFLPPIPLPRRMWAGGEVRFLGELREGEAVERRSHIAAIEHKSGRSGELWFVTVAHTWSNAGGIVIDERQDIVYRDAAVGPAPGPARTVSERGDHCLEIECSSASLFRFSALTFNSHRIHYDRTYAVEEEGYGGIVVHGPLQAVVLMNFARQVGGKGMPSVFSFRGVSPLLLGDPMTAHARHTASGLDLWMASADGVKTMTATAEWRP, from the coding sequence ATGACCGGCGACTACAATGCCTGGATAGGCAGGGAAGACATCGCGCAAGACCTCGTCACGCCGAGGCTCGTTCAATCCTGGCGCGCGACCATGGACTATGAGGGCCTGTCGATCTGCGACCTGCCGCTCGGCATGCACTGGGGGCTGGCGCCGGTCATCACGCCGAACAGGGAGCTTGCCGCCGACGGACATCCGCACAAGGGCGGCTTCCTGCCGCCTATTCCGCTGCCAAGAAGGATGTGGGCCGGGGGCGAGGTCCGATTTCTGGGCGAACTGCGTGAGGGCGAAGCCGTGGAGCGTCGCTCACACATTGCGGCGATCGAACACAAAAGCGGCCGCTCCGGCGAGTTGTGGTTCGTCACTGTCGCCCACACCTGGTCGAATGCCGGCGGCATCGTGATCGACGAGCGCCAGGACATCGTCTATCGCGACGCTGCTGTCGGCCCGGCGCCGGGTCCCGCACGCACCGTGTCCGAACGAGGCGACCATTGTCTGGAAATAGAATGTTCCAGCGCCTCCCTGTTTCGGTTCTCGGCGCTCACCTTCAACAGCCATCGCATCCACTATGACCGCACCTATGCGGTGGAGGAGGAGGGATACGGCGGGATCGTAGTCCATGGGCCCCTCCAGGCCGTGGTCCTGATGAATTTCGCGCGGCAGGTCGGGGGGAAAGGTATGCCATCTGTTTTTTCCTTTCGCGGCGTTTCGCCCCTGTTGCTGGGTGATCCGATGACCGCCCATGCCAGGCACACCGCATCGGGCCTCGATCTCTGGATGGCGAGTGCGGATGGCGTGAAAACCATGACCGCCACAGCGGAGTGGCGTCCATGA
- a CDS encoding acetyl-CoA C-acetyltransferase codes for MRAAYICEPVRTPVGRFGGVFRDVSAADLGSAVVKGLLERTGIAASDVEDVLFAQCYPSMEAPALGRVVALNAGIPATVGGLQIDRRCGSGLQSVIYGALQVGSGANDLVIAGGAESMSNAPFFMHEGRWGIRSASLALHDSLARGRVTAGGRDYPVPGGMIETAENLRRDYSIAREEQDQFAARSHQKAVAAQTEGRFDDEIIPVAVNARGGSQIIVRDEHPRADATVDKLAGLSPIMAKSDPDATVTAGNASGQNDGASAAIIASEAMVARYGLKPFGRLVSWAVAGVAPSRMGIGPVPAVAKALASAGLTLKDVDLIELNEAFASQVLACTREWSFEKADFERMNVSGSGISLGHPVGATGGRILATMLREMHRRGARRGVETMCIGGGQGLAAIFEAV; via the coding sequence ATGAGAGCTGCTTATATCTGTGAGCCGGTACGCACGCCGGTCGGACGCTTCGGAGGCGTGTTTCGCGACGTTTCGGCGGCCGATCTAGGCTCGGCGGTCGTCAAGGGACTGCTCGAACGGACCGGGATCGCGGCTTCCGATGTCGAGGACGTCCTGTTCGCACAATGCTACCCGTCGATGGAAGCGCCCGCCCTGGGCCGGGTGGTTGCGCTCAACGCCGGAATCCCCGCCACGGTAGGTGGCCTCCAAATCGACCGCAGGTGTGGTTCGGGATTGCAGAGCGTGATCTATGGTGCGCTACAGGTTGGTTCCGGTGCTAACGACCTCGTTATTGCCGGCGGCGCGGAATCGATGAGCAACGCGCCATTCTTCATGCATGAAGGCCGTTGGGGAATAAGAAGCGCGTCGCTTGCCCTGCACGATTCACTGGCGCGGGGGCGGGTCACCGCCGGTGGGCGCGACTATCCGGTGCCGGGCGGCATGATCGAAACGGCGGAGAACCTGCGTCGCGACTACTCGATCGCACGCGAAGAACAGGACCAGTTCGCGGCCCGGTCGCACCAGAAGGCGGTGGCCGCGCAGACGGAGGGCCGTTTCGACGACGAGATCATTCCGGTTGCCGTCAACGCACGCGGCGGTTCGCAGATCATCGTCCGCGACGAGCATCCGAGGGCGGATGCGACGGTCGACAAGCTTGCAGGTCTTTCACCGATCATGGCGAAATCCGACCCTGATGCGACCGTGACCGCCGGCAACGCCAGCGGACAGAATGACGGCGCCTCGGCCGCGATCATCGCGTCGGAAGCTATGGTCGCGCGCTACGGGCTCAAACCCTTCGGCAGGCTGGTGTCATGGGCGGTCGCGGGTGTTGCGCCGTCGCGGATGGGCATTGGCCCGGTGCCTGCCGTTGCGAAGGCTCTGGCGTCGGCCGGTCTCACACTCAAGGATGTCGATCTCATCGAACTCAACGAGGCGTTTGCATCTCAAGTGCTGGCCTGTACCCGCGAATGGTCGTTTGAAAAGGCGGACTTCGAGCGCATGAACGTCAGTGGTTCCGGCATTTCCCTCGGGCATCCGGTGGGAGCCACGGGAGGCAGGATCCTCGCCACGATGCTGCGCGAGATGCACCGGCGTGGCGCGCGCCGCGGCGTGGAGACGATGTGCATCGGTGGCGGTCAGGGGCTGGCCGCGATATTCGAGGCCGTCTAG
- a CDS encoding CoA transferase, whose product MSKPILDGIRVLDFGRYIAGPFCAALLADHGADVIRVERPEGNDDRFLMPVAGADSGAMYLQMNRNKRSLNIDVTRPNQRPMLEALVKTSDVVVVNLPPRALEKVGLDYATLKAIRPDIILTTITAFGSEGDFANDIGFDGTGQALSGAIHLSGTPGQPFRSAASFVDYSTGLSAAYGTMTALFHRQRTGEGQHVEASLLGSALTMTNPMLIEEATGTRSRVAVGNRSPISGPSDVFRTKDGWIYIQVVGQALFERWMTIVGAEDLKADPRFETDIDRGENGEVLSERMQIWCAQRTTDECLAELAAGRVPVYRVLSPSEALKASENETFLQWIDGPCGIGHIPVVKPPARLRGIGVAYRPAPLLGEHTDAILDELGMRAADTAGARQRHRQENLKDLT is encoded by the coding sequence ATGAGCAAACCGATACTTGACGGCATACGCGTCCTGGATTTCGGCCGTTACATCGCGGGTCCTTTCTGCGCCGCGCTGCTCGCCGATCATGGGGCGGACGTCATCCGCGTCGAGCGCCCGGAGGGGAACGACGACCGTTTCCTTATGCCTGTTGCAGGAGCGGATTCGGGTGCGATGTATCTTCAGATGAATCGCAACAAGCGGTCGCTCAACATCGACGTAACGCGTCCCAACCAGCGTCCGATGCTCGAAGCACTGGTGAAGACCAGCGACGTGGTCGTCGTCAACCTGCCGCCGCGCGCGCTCGAAAAGGTCGGCCTAGACTACGCGACGCTCAAGGCCATTCGTCCCGACATTATCCTGACGACGATCACCGCCTTCGGTTCGGAGGGCGATTTCGCCAACGACATCGGTTTCGACGGAACCGGCCAGGCGCTCAGCGGAGCGATCCATCTGAGCGGCACGCCCGGCCAGCCCTTCCGCTCGGCAGCCTCTTTCGTCGACTACAGCACCGGATTGTCGGCCGCTTACGGCACGATGACTGCGCTTTTCCATCGCCAGAGGACAGGCGAGGGGCAGCATGTGGAGGCTTCGCTTCTCGGCAGCGCGCTGACGATGACCAATCCGATGCTCATAGAGGAGGCGACAGGCACCCGCAGCCGCGTGGCGGTCGGCAATCGAAGCCCGATATCGGGGCCTTCCGACGTGTTCCGGACGAAGGATGGATGGATTTACATCCAGGTCGTGGGTCAGGCCCTGTTCGAACGCTGGATGACAATCGTGGGAGCAGAGGATCTGAAGGCGGACCCGCGATTTGAGACCGATATCGACCGGGGTGAAAATGGCGAGGTGCTCAGCGAGCGGATGCAGATCTGGTGCGCGCAGCGCACGACCGATGAATGCCTCGCCGAGCTCGCCGCCGGCCGTGTTCCCGTCTACAGGGTTCTATCGCCTTCGGAAGCGTTGAAAGCTTCCGAGAACGAGACGTTTCTGCAATGGATCGATGGACCCTGCGGTATCGGTCACATACCGGTGGTCAAGCCGCCAGCGCGCCTTCGCGGCATCGGCGTGGCGTATCGCCCGGCTCCGCTCCTCGGCGAACATACCGACGCCATTCTCGACGAACTGGGTATGCGGGCAGCCGATACGGCTGGCGCGCGTCAGCGTCATCGACAAGAGAACCTGAAAGACTTGACATGA
- a CDS encoding CoA ester lyase: MIENCVAPLFVPANRIELLAKAASSGADAIIVDLEDAVAPAAKSDARHALSGSLPMDVIVRINDIRSPWFADDAAALASPGIAGVMLPKTETPDDIATLRAVLARPMPIIALVETPRGVANLDEIAPAAARLAFGTLDYGADLGCGVDSETLLFARSRFVLAARLAGKPAPIDGVTPDYRDITACETDTRHAAKLGFGGKLCIHPNQVHTVMRGFTPSQEELRWAQRVLDTAEGAQGLDGMMVDAPVRVRAHRLLARISVTR; the protein is encoded by the coding sequence ATGATCGAGAACTGCGTCGCGCCGCTGTTCGTGCCAGCAAACAGGATCGAGCTGCTCGCCAAAGCCGCGTCCTCCGGTGCCGACGCGATCATCGTGGATCTGGAGGATGCCGTCGCACCCGCCGCGAAGTCAGACGCACGCCATGCGTTGTCGGGGTCGCTCCCGATGGATGTCATCGTGCGCATCAACGATATCCGATCCCCCTGGTTCGCCGATGACGCCGCCGCGCTTGCATCGCCGGGCATCGCGGGCGTGATGCTGCCGAAAACCGAGACGCCGGACGATATTGCGACCCTGCGTGCTGTGCTTGCTCGCCCTATGCCCATCATCGCTCTTGTGGAGACCCCGCGGGGTGTCGCAAATCTGGATGAGATAGCGCCCGCGGCCGCCCGGCTCGCATTCGGCACGCTCGACTACGGCGCCGATCTGGGTTGCGGCGTCGATAGCGAAACGCTCCTGTTTGCGCGAAGCCGCTTCGTCCTGGCGGCACGCCTGGCAGGAAAACCGGCGCCGATCGATGGGGTGACGCCGGATTATCGCGACATCACTGCCTGCGAGACTGACACTCGGCATGCCGCAAAGCTGGGGTTCGGGGGGAAGCTTTGCATCCATCCTAACCAGGTGCACACGGTGATGCGCGGGTTCACGCCGTCGCAGGAGGAACTTCGATGGGCCCAACGCGTGCTGGACACGGCGGAGGGTGCGCAGGGGTTGGATGGCATGATGGTGGACGCGCCGGTCCGCGTGCGCGCACACCGGCTTCTGGCGCGCATCTCTGTGACGCGATAG
- a CDS encoding amidohydrolase family protein — MDPQVGDFASGDVLIEGSRIVAVEARIEADATVVDASGMIVLPGFCDPHIHCWQGALGRIIPNNTSSYDEESGKPVEAPHPTRSYQNVLHRVFAPACRPQDMYIGTLLTLMGAISGGITTVCDNSHNSRTPQHSDACVAALIDSGVRGIHAYGRPRAGNWDGQFPADVARLKQEYFSSDDQLVGMRLYMLGRDPLEELASVVRMRQELGLWLSFESGFGGKDMGRLYDDGWFDGRETINHGHFISAEDRAIIAAHGSKVNVCPRIEAQFRFGNVPYQEWLDAGLKPAISNDDPATYAINTFSEMQCLYAFHRSRVLSARIGTDQGPPKLATLRGMLEAATIRGAENCGLDHKVGSLTPGKQADIILIDVDKPHLTPMNNALCTAVQGASVGDVSIVMIAGRLVKWQGRLLGTDFNRIKVAAENSRDYLFGAVNWPLQPIDVTD, encoded by the coding sequence ATGGATCCCCAGGTGGGGGATTTCGCATCTGGCGATGTGCTGATCGAAGGCTCGCGGATCGTGGCTGTCGAGGCGCGCATCGAGGCGGACGCCACGGTCGTGGATGCCAGCGGCATGATAGTCCTCCCGGGCTTCTGCGATCCTCATATCCATTGCTGGCAGGGCGCGCTGGGCCGCATCATTCCGAACAATACGTCCTCTTATGACGAGGAAAGCGGAAAACCGGTCGAAGCCCCGCATCCCACGCGAAGCTACCAGAACGTGCTTCATCGCGTCTTCGCGCCCGCGTGCCGGCCGCAGGACATGTATATCGGCACGCTTCTCACCTTGATGGGCGCGATCTCGGGCGGCATCACCACGGTTTGCGACAACTCCCACAACTCACGCACGCCTCAGCATTCGGATGCCTGCGTGGCGGCGCTGATCGATTCAGGCGTCCGCGGTATTCATGCCTATGGACGGCCGCGCGCCGGAAACTGGGATGGCCAGTTTCCGGCAGATGTCGCGCGTCTCAAACAGGAATATTTTTCCTCCGACGATCAGCTCGTCGGAATGCGGCTCTACATGCTTGGCCGCGATCCGCTGGAGGAACTCGCATCGGTCGTGCGGATGCGGCAGGAACTCGGCCTCTGGCTGAGTTTCGAAAGCGGCTTTGGCGGCAAGGATATGGGCAGGCTGTACGATGACGGCTGGTTTGACGGTCGCGAGACGATCAATCATGGCCATTTCATCTCGGCCGAGGACCGCGCGATCATCGCCGCTCACGGCAGCAAGGTGAATGTCTGTCCGAGAATCGAGGCACAGTTCCGGTTCGGCAACGTACCTTACCAGGAATGGCTGGATGCCGGGCTGAAGCCGGCGATCAGCAATGACGATCCCGCTACCTATGCGATCAACACCTTCAGCGAGATGCAGTGCCTCTACGCCTTCCACCGTTCCAGGGTGTTGTCGGCCCGTATCGGAACGGACCAGGGGCCACCGAAGCTTGCCACTTTGCGCGGCATGCTGGAAGCCGCGACGATTCGCGGCGCCGAGAACTGCGGCCTCGACCATAAGGTCGGTTCGCTCACGCCGGGCAAGCAGGCCGACATCATCCTGATAGATGTCGACAAACCGCACCTGACGCCGATGAATAACGCTTTGTGCACGGCAGTGCAGGGCGCGTCGGTGGGCGATGTCAGCATCGTCATGATCGCTGGCCGGCTCGTCAAATGGCAGGGCCGGCTACTGGGCACCGACTTCAACCGCATCAAGGTCGCCGCAG
- a CDS encoding enoyl-CoA hydratase-related protein, translating into MQQVTLPYKDIVYEVKDQIGWITINRPDVLNAIRELTLDEIIHALKSTRIDPSIAAVVITGTGDRAFCAGGEFAMMKRFNWTNAMLWNERMLDGAMTIRGLGIPVIAMVNGWCMGGGNEIALWCDIVVASENAVFGQTGAKVGACPTVGATQYLSRSLGERLAREMIFCARRFTAQEAVQYGLANYCVPQTELRAKTEELCERIKSHSSQTIRLTKVSLNHESDNLYASWRAGMELLAHVWGSEESIEGMNAFTEKRAPDFNQFRLRNKVEIDDYLAGVDYA; encoded by the coding sequence ATGCAGCAGGTAACGCTTCCCTACAAGGATATCGTCTACGAGGTGAAGGACCAGATCGGCTGGATCACGATCAACCGGCCCGACGTTCTCAACGCGATCCGCGAACTGACCCTCGATGAGATCATCCATGCACTGAAGTCCACCCGCATCGACCCGTCGATCGCCGCGGTCGTCATCACCGGCACGGGAGACCGGGCGTTCTGCGCGGGTGGCGAGTTCGCCATGATGAAGCGTTTCAACTGGACCAACGCGATGCTCTGGAACGAGCGGATGCTTGACGGGGCGATGACGATCCGCGGGCTGGGCATCCCGGTCATTGCCATGGTCAACGGCTGGTGCATGGGCGGCGGCAACGAAATCGCGTTGTGGTGCGATATCGTGGTGGCCTCGGAAAACGCTGTCTTCGGGCAGACCGGCGCCAAGGTCGGCGCGTGTCCCACCGTCGGTGCGACGCAGTACCTTTCGCGTTCGCTTGGCGAACGCCTGGCGCGCGAGATGATCTTCTGCGCCCGCCGCTTCACGGCCCAGGAAGCCGTCCAGTACGGCCTGGCCAACTACTGCGTTCCGCAAACGGAGCTTCGCGCCAAGACCGAGGAACTGTGTGAGCGGATCAAGTCGCACAGCTCGCAGACCATACGTCTGACGAAGGTGTCGCTGAATCACGAGTCCGACAATCTCTACGCCTCGTGGCGTGCCGGCATGGAGCTCCTGGCCCACGTTTGGGGTTCGGAGGAATCGATCGAGGGCATGAACGCCTTCACCGAAAAGCGCGCGCCGGACTTCAACCAGTTCCGCCTTCGCAACAAGGTGGAAATCGACGACTACCTCGCCGGCGTCGACTACGCGTAG